DNA sequence from the Planctomycetia bacterium genome:
ATCGGATCACAATACTTGCTAGCGTTGGTCGACGCAGATGGCAAGCATTTTGACGGCTCCAAAGCGTACCAAGTGACTCTTCCCAATGGCATCCCGGCGGCCAATTTTTGGTCGTTCACTGTTTACGACAACATGACGCGATCGATGCTCGACACGCCTCAGCGTTTTCCACGCGCAGGCAGCCAGAGCTATCCATCGCCTGCCGCCGAATCCAACGCCGACGGCGCCACGACGGTGTATTTCGGCCCGAAAGAACCGCAGGGAGTCAAGCGTGGCAATTGGATTCAAACCGTCCCCGGCAAAGGGTGGTTCTTAATCCTCCGCCTCTATAGCCCGCTCGAATCGTTCTTCGACAAAAGCTGGCGGCCGAGCGAAGTCGAGTTGATCGAGTAGCTTCACGTCTATCCAATCCAGTTGCCCAGAAGCCCTCGGCACGACCTCGGCTACATCGCGCGTTCCACGCGACGCAGTGCTTCTTGGACCTGGCCGAGGCGGTCATCGAGGGTGCGCGCGGCCGGGCTGCCTTGGCCAATCGCCTCGCGCTTCCGGGGCTGTCCCGAAAACCCCAAGCACCTCATGGAATGCCGTAGCGTTACCAAGCGTCTCCATCGTCCGTGCTTCTCGTCGTTCCTGCTGATATGGGTAGTGCACCTATAGGGGTGAGCAGGTCGGTTTACGGATTTCATCCGCCGCCAAACAGAAGTCGCGGGAATTACTACTTGACAGGTCGTAACATTCCGATATATTTGAAGGTAGTCGGGAGCAAGCAACATGGCCGCGGCAAAACTTCGATTGACGGACCTTGACGCGCTGGGGCAGGCGGCGGAGTGCCTGCGGACGTTGGCCCATCCGCACCGGTTGCGGATGGTACAGATGTTGCTCCAAGGAGAGTTCACCGTCGGCGAACTGGCCGAGGCCTGCGAGTTGCCGAGCGCGATGGCGTCGGAGCATTTGCGGCTGATGCAGCGCTGCGGCTTTTTGGCCAGCGAGAAAGACGGCCGCAAAGTTTTTTACCGAGTGGCGGAACCGCACTTGAAAAACATCCTGAAATGCGTCGAGGAGCGTTTCGGCGTGGGCTCGGCGCGATGAG
Encoded proteins:
- a CDS encoding metalloregulator ArsR/SmtB family transcription factor; the encoded protein is MAAAKLRLTDLDALGQAAECLRTLAHPHRLRMVQMLLQGEFTVGELAEACELPSAMASEHLRLMQRCGFLASEKDGRKVFYRVAEPHLKNILKCVEERFGVGSAR